A region of Pempheris klunzingeri isolate RE-2024b chromosome 15, fPemKlu1.hap1, whole genome shotgun sequence DNA encodes the following proteins:
- the dnajc1 gene encoding dnaJ homolog subfamily C member 1 isoform X2, producing MGTCAGPCRSLLVLLGMLVSLVPPLGAWDADLELLDLVEEIPQTFYQFLSVDQDVSAAEIKKAYRRLSLSLHPDKNKDENAETQFRQLVAIYEVLKDEDRRRRYDDILVNGLPDWRQPVFYYRRVRKMSNAELAFLLFLILTVGHYAVIWSIYLEKQLDELLSKKKKEKKKKLSSRPAEDLRCIGQDRTDRVQDRPHWQDILPLKLSIWLYLSIKHLPQTVQEVQQYYEDYQQMKQLQREEAEADHEVSPKERRPKVKKPKVEFPVYTPPLEDVIYQSYDQTTSIDEIEDQMDDWLQDRRSGKKRAADWTGDELSLLSRLMVKFPGGTPGRWEKIAHELGRSVTEVTTKVKQVKDNVSHTSGSGLVKLSELKAPVSSVKLLPVDDAVATQRGGVTCEEEEQQQEEEVVVAAVRRRNRKSAADRGEGKIRGRRQRDFDSTVADEEETEPLENRDKGEHLAVWTQNQQKLLEFALQQFPRGTAERWDRIAKVVPGKTKVRTGGVYDPLQDAG from the exons ATGGGGACGTGTGCGGGTCCGTGCCGGTCCCTGCTAGTCCTCCTGGGCATGCTGGTCTCTCTGGTCCCCCCTCTGGGCGCCTGGGACGCGGatctggagctgctggacctGGTGGAGGAGATCCCGCAGACCTTCTACCAGTTCCTCTCTGTGGACCAG gacGTGTCAGCAGCAGAGATAAAGAAAGCGTATCGTCGTCTGTCTCTGTCGCTGCATCCAGACAAGAACAAGGACGAGAACGCTGAGACTCAGTTCAGACAG CTCGTCGCCATCTATGAGGTCCTGAAGGACGAGGACAGACGACGCAG GTATGATGACATCCTCGTGAACGGTCTTCCTGATTGGCGGCAGCCGGTGTTCTACTACAGACGAGTGAGGAAGATGAGTAATGCTGAACTGGCCTTCCTCCTGTTCCTCATCCTCACTGTGGGACACTACGCTGTTATTTGGTCTATATACCTGGAGAAGCAGCTG GACGAGTTGCTgagtaaaaagaagaaagagaagaagaagaagctcagCTCCAGACCTGCAGAGGATCTCAGGTGTATCGGCCAGGACCGGACAGACAG AGTTCAGGACCGGCCTCACTGGCAGGACATCCTCCCTCTGAAGCTCAGTATCTGGCTGTACCTATCCATCAAACACCTGCCACAGACCGTCCAG GAGGTGCAGCAGTACTATGAGGACTACCAGCAGatgaagcagctgcagagagaagaagctgaAGCCGACCATGAAGTTTCCCCCA aggagaggaggccaAAGGTCAAGAAGCCAAAGGTGGAGTTTCCCGTCTACACGCCGCCATTGGAGGATGTGATTTATCAGAGTTACGACCAGACGACGTCCATTGATGAAATCGAGGACCAGATGGACGACTGGCTGCAGGACCGCAGATCTGGAAAGAAGAGG GCGGCAGACTGGACAGGGGACGAgctcagcctcctcagcaggttgATGGTTAAATTCCCAGGAGGAACTCCGGGTCGCTGGGAGAAGATCGCTCACGAGTTGGGCCGATCTGTGACCGAG gtgACGACCAAAGTCAAACAGGTGAAAGACAACGTGAGTCACACATCAG GATCAGGTCTGGTGAAGCTGTCCGAGCTGAAGGCGCCGGTTTCCTCTGTGAAGTTACTTCCTGTTGATGATGCTGTGGCGACTCAAAGGGGGGGCGTGacctgtgaggaggaggagcagcagcaggaggaggaagtagtGGTGGCAGCGGTCCGAAGGAGGAACAGGAAGTCGGCAGCAGACAGGGGGGAGGGGAAGATCAGAGGTCGTCGGCAGAGAGACTTCGACTCGACGGTGGCAGACGAGGAGGAGACAGAGCCTCTGGAGAACCGGGACAAAGGAGAACACCTCGCCGTCTGGACACAGAACCAACAGAAGCTTCTAGAATTCGCCCTGCAACAGTTCCCCCGAGGAACCGCAGAACGCTGGGACCGCATTGCCAAGGTCGTTCCTGGGAAGACCAAGGTGAGGACAG GAGGAGTGTATGATCCGCTACAAGATGCTGGCTGA
- the dnajc1 gene encoding dnaJ homolog subfamily C member 1 isoform X1 has product MGTCAGPCRSLLVLLGMLVSLVPPLGAWDADLELLDLVEEIPQTFYQFLSVDQDVSAAEIKKAYRRLSLSLHPDKNKDENAETQFRQLVAIYEVLKDEDRRRRYDDILVNGLPDWRQPVFYYRRVRKMSNAELAFLLFLILTVGHYAVIWSIYLEKQLDELLSKKKKEKKKKLSSRPAEDLRCIGQDRTDRVQDRPHWQDILPLKLSIWLYLSIKHLPQTVQEVQQYYEDYQQMKQLQREEAEADHEVSPKERRPKVKKPKVEFPVYTPPLEDVIYQSYDQTTSIDEIEDQMDDWLQDRRSGKKRAADWTGDELSLLSRLMVKFPGGTPGRWEKIAHELGRSVTEVTTKVKQVKDNVSHTSGSGLVKLSELKAPVSSVKLLPVDDAVATQRGGVTCEEEEQQQEEEVVVAAVRRRNRKSAADRGEGKIRGRRQRDFDSTVADEEETEPLENRDKGEHLAVWTQNQQKLLEFALQQFPRGTAERWDRIAKVVPGKTKEECMIRYKMLAELIQKRKQAKS; this is encoded by the exons ATGGGGACGTGTGCGGGTCCGTGCCGGTCCCTGCTAGTCCTCCTGGGCATGCTGGTCTCTCTGGTCCCCCCTCTGGGCGCCTGGGACGCGGatctggagctgctggacctGGTGGAGGAGATCCCGCAGACCTTCTACCAGTTCCTCTCTGTGGACCAG gacGTGTCAGCAGCAGAGATAAAGAAAGCGTATCGTCGTCTGTCTCTGTCGCTGCATCCAGACAAGAACAAGGACGAGAACGCTGAGACTCAGTTCAGACAG CTCGTCGCCATCTATGAGGTCCTGAAGGACGAGGACAGACGACGCAG GTATGATGACATCCTCGTGAACGGTCTTCCTGATTGGCGGCAGCCGGTGTTCTACTACAGACGAGTGAGGAAGATGAGTAATGCTGAACTGGCCTTCCTCCTGTTCCTCATCCTCACTGTGGGACACTACGCTGTTATTTGGTCTATATACCTGGAGAAGCAGCTG GACGAGTTGCTgagtaaaaagaagaaagagaagaagaagaagctcagCTCCAGACCTGCAGAGGATCTCAGGTGTATCGGCCAGGACCGGACAGACAG AGTTCAGGACCGGCCTCACTGGCAGGACATCCTCCCTCTGAAGCTCAGTATCTGGCTGTACCTATCCATCAAACACCTGCCACAGACCGTCCAG GAGGTGCAGCAGTACTATGAGGACTACCAGCAGatgaagcagctgcagagagaagaagctgaAGCCGACCATGAAGTTTCCCCCA aggagaggaggccaAAGGTCAAGAAGCCAAAGGTGGAGTTTCCCGTCTACACGCCGCCATTGGAGGATGTGATTTATCAGAGTTACGACCAGACGACGTCCATTGATGAAATCGAGGACCAGATGGACGACTGGCTGCAGGACCGCAGATCTGGAAAGAAGAGG GCGGCAGACTGGACAGGGGACGAgctcagcctcctcagcaggttgATGGTTAAATTCCCAGGAGGAACTCCGGGTCGCTGGGAGAAGATCGCTCACGAGTTGGGCCGATCTGTGACCGAG gtgACGACCAAAGTCAAACAGGTGAAAGACAACGTGAGTCACACATCAG GATCAGGTCTGGTGAAGCTGTCCGAGCTGAAGGCGCCGGTTTCCTCTGTGAAGTTACTTCCTGTTGATGATGCTGTGGCGACTCAAAGGGGGGGCGTGacctgtgaggaggaggagcagcagcaggaggaggaagtagtGGTGGCAGCGGTCCGAAGGAGGAACAGGAAGTCGGCAGCAGACAGGGGGGAGGGGAAGATCAGAGGTCGTCGGCAGAGAGACTTCGACTCGACGGTGGCAGACGAGGAGGAGACAGAGCCTCTGGAGAACCGGGACAAAGGAGAACACCTCGCCGTCTGGACACAGAACCAACAGAAGCTTCTAGAATTCGCCCTGCAACAGTTCCCCCGAGGAACCGCAGAACGCTGGGACCGCATTGCCAAGGTCGTTCCTGGGAAGACCAAG GAGGAGTGTATGATCCGCTACAAGATGCTGGCTGAACTCATCCAGAAGAGGAAACAGGCAAAAAGCTGA
- the c15h7orf25 gene encoding UPF0415 protein C7orf25 homolog, whose product MSLQVTLQQRIGSAQELLHRAEQLCPGVEGHHKLCAKLRAELRFLRRVEAGELQVKESHLHSTNLTHLTAIVDSAQSLEGVVALLHVFTYQDAAGRRCTLVVDVVANGGHTWVKAVGRKAEALHNIWQGRGQYGDKSIVRQAEDFLQASRQQPVQYRHPHIVFAFYNGVSCPMADRLRDMGVSVRGDIVAVNTVVTEEEEESEYEEEEEEEEEEEEEEEDSELTRVDRGTVVASLAFPAQVQVEECRRVNLDITTLITYVSSLSHGRCHFTFREPVLTEQAAQERRQQVLPQLDTFMEGKELFACRAAVHDFQVILDTLGGPGEKERAQKLLARVHLVDDRPSERTVRLTPSAKVNHRSLMIFGTGDSLKAVTMTANSRFVRAAANQGVRYSVFIHQPRALTEGKEWRATPV is encoded by the coding sequence ATGTCCCTCCAGGTAACTTTGCAGCAGAGGATCGGTTCTGCTCAGGAGTTGCTGCATCGGGCCGAGCAGCTCTGTCCGGGGGTCGAAGGTCACCACAAGCTGTGCGCTAAGCTGCGGGCGGAGCTGCGCTTCCTGAGGCGGGTGGAGGCCGGCGAGCTACAGGTCAAAGAGTCTCACCTGCACAGCACCAACCTGACGCACCTGACAGCCATCGTGGACTCAGCCCAGAGTCTGGAGGGCGTGGTGGCCCTGCTGCACGTCTTCACCTACCAGGACGCCGCGGGCCGCCGCTGCACACTGGTGGTGGACGTGGTGGCAAACGGAGGGCACACCTGGGTGAAGGCAGTGGGCAGGAAGGCAGAGGCTCTGCACAACATCTGGCAGGGACGGGGCCAGTATGGTGACAAAAGCATCGTCAGGCAGGCCGAGGACTTCCTGCAGGCCAGCCGCCAGCAGCCCGTCCAGTACCGACACCCTCACATCGTGTTTGCCTTCTACAACGGCGTCTCTTGTCCCATGGCTGATCGCCTCAGGGACATGGGTGTCTCCGTCCGTGGGGACATCGTGGCCGTCAACACCGTggtgacggaggaggaggaggagtctgaatatgaggaggaggaagaggaggaggaagaggaggaggaggaggaggaggactctgAGCTGACCCGGGTGGACCGTGGCACGGTTGTGGCCAGCCTGGCATTTCCTGCCCAGGTGCAGGTGGAGGAGTGTCGGCGTGTTAACCTCGACATTACCACGCTCATCACGTACGTGTCGTCGCTGAGTCATGGCCGCTGCCACTTCACCTTCAGGGAGCCGGTGCTGACGGAGCAGGCGGCCCAGGAGCGCCGCCAGCAGGTGCTGCCGCAGCTCGACACCTTCATGGAGGGGAAGGAGCTGTTTGCCTGCCGCGCCGCTGTCCATGACTTTCAGGTGATCCTGGACACCCTGGGGGGGCCAGGCGAGAAGGAGCGCGCTCAGAAGCTGCTTGCTCGCGTCCACCTGGTGGACGACCGGCCATCGGAGCGTACAGTGCGCCTCACACCCAGCGCCAAGGTCAACCACCGCTCGCTCATGATCTTTGGCACTGGAGACTCGCTGAAAGCTGTTACCATGACAGCTAACAGCCGATTCGTAAGGGCAGCGGCCAATCAGGGTGTCCGATACAGCGTGTTCATCCACCAGCCGAGAGCTCTGACTGAAGGAAAGGAGTGGAGGGCCACACCTGTCTGA
- the LOC139213896 gene encoding E3 ubiquitin-protein ligase RNF31 isoform X2 → MPPVGAEAELRTLAECEYRYPSQTASDLRRLRSVFPDLRLYVDFYCFPNKEKRRLLYLAGTVPVHFEGSEYNIPVCIWLHETHPVSRPRCYVCPSVSMVINPSCPCVDAAGNISLEGLRNWTPGVSNLPLLVAEMRRAFQKDTPLYARCPVMAPPPACVQVLQSAGSIQHPSSPSSSSSSPPPHSRHVSLTSSHLPGQKASQWELSRTVRSYTEELQGIDFSAPPQSSSSSNNPFLSISSPSGVPPVLPLSRMMGDLQLDETNRDQQAASPVRINQLEARVRHTAGSVVLVPGSEPAAGADHIKMAAGLPPDQAAIFLSLMSLEGRSFSPDDVMEAVQLSRDFPSALRFLTHSCPICQEQVSFSKMVTMTHCSCFLCQACFTAFFSVAIKEKSVEQLVCPQCGRPEVKGHGGMEEAMDYFNLLDTQIRHFLSPELHELFQRKLRDRALQEMPNFYWCAHCSFGMLHEADRLRMDCPSCKKSTCCQCRSPWSPQHQGLTCEQFRVWQQQNQPDQNPTAMLSSSSIECPNCQCVFSLSRGGCLHFTCSQCQHQFCGGCSQTFSSGPACGFSADCSAKGLHAHHPRDCLYHLRDWSVSRLHLLLQYSRVPPTWLEPASGSSSETSPTGVCLVLELRDDGSRREEPCGRPAEHRGYCQVHYKERLVEVINCCRADPADLFSLAEMVAELQRWNVAVPTRRPDEPEPLYAHRLRLEAAAPTQTHR, encoded by the exons ATGCCGCCGGTCGGCGCTGAGGCGGAGCTGCGGACTCTGGCGGAA TGTGAGTACAGGTATCCCTCTCAGACGGCCTCAGACCTCCGGAGGCTTCGCTCTGTGTTTCCTGACCTTCGTCTCTATGTCGATTTTTACT GTTTCCcaaacaaagagaagaggaggctgCTCTACTTGGCCGGGACCGTCCCTGTTCACTTCGAAG GAAGTGAGTATAATATCCCAGTGTGCATCTGGCTCCATGAGACTCACCCAGTGTCCCGCCCCCGCTGTTACGTCTGTCCATCCGTCTCCATGGTAATCAACCCATCCTGTCCCTGTGTGGATGCCGCCGGCAACATCAGCCTGGAGGGACTCAGGAACTGGACCCCT ggCGTGTCCAACCTTCCTCTGCTGGTGGCAGAGATGAGGCGGGCCTTCCAGAAGGACACGCCCCTTTATGCCAGGTGTCCTGTAATGGCTCCGCCCCCTGCATGTGTACAGGTGTTGCAGTCAGCTGGAAG CATCCAgcatccctcctccccctcctcctcctcctcctccccccctccacacaGCCGTCATGTCTCCCTCACCTCTTCCCACCTGCCTGGACAGAAAG CCAGCCAATGGGAGCTGAGTAGGACGGTGAGGTCGTACACTGAGGAGCTGCAGGGGATTGATTTCAGTGCTCCTCCTCagtcatcttcctcctccaacAACCCTTTCCTGAGCATCTCCTCCCCTTCAG GTGTCCCCCCAGTGCTCCCTCTCAGCAGGATGATGGGAGACCTTCAGCTGGATGAGACCAACAGAGACCAGCAGGCTGCGTCACCTGTGAGGATCAACCAATTAGAAGCTAGAGTGAGACACACGGCAGGTTCTGTGGTCCTGGTTCCTGGTTCTGAGCCAGCAGCTGGAGCAGATCACATCAAG ATGGCGGCCGGCCTTCCTCCGGACCAGGCTGCCATCTTCCTGTCTCTGATGAGCTTGGAGGGGCGGAGCTTCAGCCCTGATGACGTCATGGAGGCGGTCCAACTGAGCAGAGATTTCCCTTCAGCCCTCAGGTTCCTGACTCATAGCTGCCCCATCTGCCAGGAGCAGGTGTCCTTCAGCAAG ATGGTCACCATGACTCACTGCTCGTGCTTCCTGTGTCAGGCGTGTTTTACGGCGTTCTTCTCGGTGGCCATTAAAGAGAAGAGCGTAGAGCAGCTGGTGTGTCCTCAGTGTGGTAGaccagaggtcaaaggtcatggcGGCATGGAGGAGGCCATGGACTATTTCAACCTGCTGGACACCCAG atccgtcacttcctgtctcctgagcTTCATGAACTCTTCCAGAGGAAACTCCGTGATCGAGCTCTGCAGGAGATGCCGAACTTCTATTGGTGTGCTCAC TGTTCCTTTGGGATGCTCCATGAAGCTGATCGGTTGAGGATGGACTGTCCAAGCTGTAAGAAGAGCACCTGCTGTCAGTGTAGATCACCT tggtCCCCTCAGCATCAGGGTCTGACCTGTGAGCAGTTCAGAGTCTGGCAGCAGCAGAATCAGCCGGACCAGAACCCCACAGCCATGCTCAGCTCCAGCAGCATTG AGTGTCcaaactgtcagtgtgtcttCAGCCTGTCCAGAGGAGGATGTCTCCACTTCACCTGCTCACAGTGTCAACACCAGTTCTGTGGAGGCTGCAGCCAGACCTTCTCCTCGGGACCA GCCTGCGGCTTCTCTGCCGACTGCAGTGCCAAAGGTCTCCACGCCCACCACCCCCGAGACTGCCTGTACCACTTAAGGGACTGGAGCGTGTCccgcctccacctgctgctacaG TACTCCAGGGTCCCTCCTACCTGGTTAGAACCGGCCAGTGGCAGCTCATCTGAGACCAGTCCGACAG gtgtttgtttggttttggaGCTGAGAGACGACGGCAGCAGACGGGAGGAGCCCTGTGGACGGCCCGCTGAACACCGAGGATACTGCCA GGTGCACTATAAGGAGCGTTTGGTGGAGGTGATCAACTGTTGCCGTGCCGACCCTGCAGACCTGTTCAGCCTGGCTGAGATGGTCGCTGAGCTGCAGCGCTGGAATGTTGCCGTGCCGACCAGGAGACCTGACGAGCCCGAGCCGCTGTACGCACACCGCCTCCGCCTg GAAGCAGCAGCGCCCACTCAAACTCACCGATGA
- the LOC139213896 gene encoding E3 ubiquitin-protein ligase RNF31 isoform X1, producing MPPVGAEAELRTLAECEYRYPSQTASDLRRLRSVFPDLRLYVDFYCFPNKEKRRLLYLAGTVPVHFEGSEYNIPVCIWLHETHPVSRPRCYVCPSVSMVINPSCPCVDAAGNISLEGLRNWTPGVSNLPLLVAEMRRAFQKDTPLYARCPVMAPPPACVQVLQSAGSIQHPSSPSSSSSSPPPHSRHVSLTSSHLPGQKASQWELSRTVRSYTEELQGIDFSAPPQSSSSSNNPFLSISSPSGVPPVLPLSRMMGDLQLDETNRDQQAASPVRINQLEARVRHTAGSVVLVPGSEPAAGADHIKMAAGLPPDQAAIFLSLMSLEGRSFSPDDVMEAVQLSRDFPSALRFLTHSCPICQEQVSFSKMVTMTHCSCFLCQACFTAFFSVAIKEKSVEQLVCPQCGRPEVKGHGGMEEAMDYFNLLDTQIRHFLSPELHELFQRKLRDRALQEMPNFYWCAHCSFGMLHEADRLRMDCPSCKKSTCCQCRSPWSPQHQGLTCEQFRVWQQQNQPDQNPTAMLSSSSIECPNCQCVFSLSRGGCLHFTCSQCQHQFCGGCSQTFSSGPACGFSADCSAKGLHAHHPRDCLYHLRDWSVSRLHLLLQYSRVPPTWLEPASGSSSETSPTGVCLVLELRDDGSRREEPCGRPAEHRGYCQVHYKERLVEVINCCRADPADLFSLAEMVAELQRWNVAVPTRRPDEPEPLYAHRLRLTLTNSIPLRKQQRPLKLTDDLCTWTPAVAPGAPPPHMLLRD from the exons ATGCCGCCGGTCGGCGCTGAGGCGGAGCTGCGGACTCTGGCGGAA TGTGAGTACAGGTATCCCTCTCAGACGGCCTCAGACCTCCGGAGGCTTCGCTCTGTGTTTCCTGACCTTCGTCTCTATGTCGATTTTTACT GTTTCCcaaacaaagagaagaggaggctgCTCTACTTGGCCGGGACCGTCCCTGTTCACTTCGAAG GAAGTGAGTATAATATCCCAGTGTGCATCTGGCTCCATGAGACTCACCCAGTGTCCCGCCCCCGCTGTTACGTCTGTCCATCCGTCTCCATGGTAATCAACCCATCCTGTCCCTGTGTGGATGCCGCCGGCAACATCAGCCTGGAGGGACTCAGGAACTGGACCCCT ggCGTGTCCAACCTTCCTCTGCTGGTGGCAGAGATGAGGCGGGCCTTCCAGAAGGACACGCCCCTTTATGCCAGGTGTCCTGTAATGGCTCCGCCCCCTGCATGTGTACAGGTGTTGCAGTCAGCTGGAAG CATCCAgcatccctcctccccctcctcctcctcctcctccccccctccacacaGCCGTCATGTCTCCCTCACCTCTTCCCACCTGCCTGGACAGAAAG CCAGCCAATGGGAGCTGAGTAGGACGGTGAGGTCGTACACTGAGGAGCTGCAGGGGATTGATTTCAGTGCTCCTCCTCagtcatcttcctcctccaacAACCCTTTCCTGAGCATCTCCTCCCCTTCAG GTGTCCCCCCAGTGCTCCCTCTCAGCAGGATGATGGGAGACCTTCAGCTGGATGAGACCAACAGAGACCAGCAGGCTGCGTCACCTGTGAGGATCAACCAATTAGAAGCTAGAGTGAGACACACGGCAGGTTCTGTGGTCCTGGTTCCTGGTTCTGAGCCAGCAGCTGGAGCAGATCACATCAAG ATGGCGGCCGGCCTTCCTCCGGACCAGGCTGCCATCTTCCTGTCTCTGATGAGCTTGGAGGGGCGGAGCTTCAGCCCTGATGACGTCATGGAGGCGGTCCAACTGAGCAGAGATTTCCCTTCAGCCCTCAGGTTCCTGACTCATAGCTGCCCCATCTGCCAGGAGCAGGTGTCCTTCAGCAAG ATGGTCACCATGACTCACTGCTCGTGCTTCCTGTGTCAGGCGTGTTTTACGGCGTTCTTCTCGGTGGCCATTAAAGAGAAGAGCGTAGAGCAGCTGGTGTGTCCTCAGTGTGGTAGaccagaggtcaaaggtcatggcGGCATGGAGGAGGCCATGGACTATTTCAACCTGCTGGACACCCAG atccgtcacttcctgtctcctgagcTTCATGAACTCTTCCAGAGGAAACTCCGTGATCGAGCTCTGCAGGAGATGCCGAACTTCTATTGGTGTGCTCAC TGTTCCTTTGGGATGCTCCATGAAGCTGATCGGTTGAGGATGGACTGTCCAAGCTGTAAGAAGAGCACCTGCTGTCAGTGTAGATCACCT tggtCCCCTCAGCATCAGGGTCTGACCTGTGAGCAGTTCAGAGTCTGGCAGCAGCAGAATCAGCCGGACCAGAACCCCACAGCCATGCTCAGCTCCAGCAGCATTG AGTGTCcaaactgtcagtgtgtcttCAGCCTGTCCAGAGGAGGATGTCTCCACTTCACCTGCTCACAGTGTCAACACCAGTTCTGTGGAGGCTGCAGCCAGACCTTCTCCTCGGGACCA GCCTGCGGCTTCTCTGCCGACTGCAGTGCCAAAGGTCTCCACGCCCACCACCCCCGAGACTGCCTGTACCACTTAAGGGACTGGAGCGTGTCccgcctccacctgctgctacaG TACTCCAGGGTCCCTCCTACCTGGTTAGAACCGGCCAGTGGCAGCTCATCTGAGACCAGTCCGACAG gtgtttgtttggttttggaGCTGAGAGACGACGGCAGCAGACGGGAGGAGCCCTGTGGACGGCCCGCTGAACACCGAGGATACTGCCA GGTGCACTATAAGGAGCGTTTGGTGGAGGTGATCAACTGTTGCCGTGCCGACCCTGCAGACCTGTTCAGCCTGGCTGAGATGGTCGCTGAGCTGCAGCGCTGGAATGTTGCCGTGCCGACCAGGAGACCTGACGAGCCCGAGCCGCTGTACGCACACCGCCTCCGCCTg aCTCTGACCAATAGCATTCCCCTCAGGAAGCAGCAGCGCCCACTCAAACTCACCGATGACCTCTGCACTTGGACACCTGCCGTGGCTCCTGGAGCTCCGCCCCCTCACATGCTGctgagggactga